A portion of the Ammoniphilus sp. CFH 90114 genome contains these proteins:
- a CDS encoding anti-repressor SinI family protein, giving the protein MKPKNNMDLETYRLVKEAMASEKSKEEFRQFLEKKKEEADKKKQ; this is encoded by the coding sequence GTGAAACCGAAAAACAACATGGATCTCGAAACTTATAGGCTAGTGAAGGAAGCAATGGCCTCTGAAAAAAGCAAAGAAGAGTTTCGTCAGTTTCTAGAGAAGAAGAAAGAGGAAGCGGATAAAAAGAAACAGTAG
- a CDS encoding sugar phosphate isomerase/epimerase: protein MNLVRLKCALEPRQLVDRLRYQPEIVEIQLFENDMYRPERIIRVIRMLKKRGIRVYLHHPMRWRGRYLDILSEDPKRRDFYDWSCSILAELCKKEQVKCVVHAHYANTECSRPGFFWLGKKLRKRIERIREEAGDWFLWENTTKGLFSGENPSFIQELVKPLELPLCLDISHSFISLEGDNEKLQQRLAEASPFIQYYHVVDSMGAGHDSLPLGKGKVEWAGVLPFLEGRDYIFEIGLENVLDCTEMVQSAKYLNQLRAATLTSFHGS, encoded by the coding sequence GTGAACCTTGTTCGATTGAAGTGTGCCCTCGAGCCCCGACAGCTTGTCGATCGTTTGCGATATCAGCCTGAGATTGTTGAGATTCAGCTGTTTGAAAATGATATGTATCGTCCAGAACGCATCATCCGTGTGATCCGGATGTTAAAGAAGAGAGGAATTCGCGTGTATTTGCATCATCCGATGAGATGGAGGGGGCGATATCTCGACATCTTAAGTGAGGATCCTAAGAGACGTGATTTCTATGACTGGTCTTGTTCGATTCTTGCGGAATTGTGCAAGAAGGAGCAGGTAAAATGCGTGGTCCATGCCCATTATGCGAACACGGAGTGCTCTAGACCGGGGTTCTTTTGGCTGGGGAAAAAGCTTCGAAAGAGAATCGAGAGGATTCGGGAGGAAGCGGGGGACTGGTTTTTATGGGAAAATACGACGAAGGGCTTGTTTTCAGGTGAGAATCCTTCCTTTATTCAAGAGCTGGTGAAACCATTGGAGCTGCCTCTTTGCCTTGATATTAGCCACTCCTTTATTTCCCTTGAAGGAGACAACGAAAAGCTCCAGCAACGGTTAGCTGAAGCTTCTCCTTTTATCCAGTATTATCATGTGGTAGATAGTATGGGGGCCGGCCATGACTCGCTTCCTTTAGGGAAGGGCAAGGTGGAGTGGGCGGGTGTTCTTCCGTTTCTCGAAGGAAGAGATTATATTTTTGAAATTGGATTGGAAAATGTGCTGGATTGCACAGAAATGGTTCAAAGCGCAAAATACTTAAATCAGCTGCGAGCAGCCACTCTTACTAGTTTTCACGGATCATGA
- a CDS encoding L,D-transpeptidase, whose translation MAYSIIVSLKKRQLYLLRDDIVIRGFPVGIGKMLTPTPQGEFKIINKAPNPGGPYGAMWMGLDRPGYGIHGTNAPWSIGRQVSKGCVRMYNEDVLELSKIVPIGTKVMIREN comes from the coding sequence ATGGCCTATTCTATCATTGTCTCTTTGAAGAAACGCCAGCTTTATCTGCTTCGAGACGACATCGTGATTCGTGGTTTTCCTGTTGGCATCGGTAAAATGCTGACCCCCACCCCGCAAGGGGAGTTTAAGATCATCAATAAAGCCCCAAACCCTGGCGGTCCCTACGGTGCCATGTGGATGGGGCTAGATCGTCCTGGCTATGGCATTCATGGAACCAATGCCCCTTGGAGCATTGGCAGGCAGGTATCCAAAGGATGCGTCCGCATGTACAACGAGGACGTCTTGGAGCTGTCGAAGATTGTTCCTATTGGAACGAAAGTCATGATCCGTGAAAACTAG